Proteins co-encoded in one Vampirovibrio chlorellavorus genomic window:
- the der gene encoding ribosome biogenesis GTPase Der — MKKPTVAIIGRPNVGKSTLVNRIIGSRKAIVDDTPGVTRDRSYYDADWQGKAFTLVDTGGVMPDADLEEHPFAELINMQVEVALAEADLVVFLLDGQAGITAVDEDIAEQLRRSGKPILLTINKIDRHDQKALAAEFYALSLGEPYSLSALHGNVGVGDLLDEIIKRLPVPAEDVQEDTRIHIALVGRPNVGKSSILNALLGEERSIVSDISGTTRDSLNVPVTFEGEEFVLVDTAGIRKKGKVDYGIEMFSVDRSIRAVRDANVTVMVLDATENIQSQTAGMVTDQDKKIIDMSNQAGKGLVLVVNKWDLIPDKTSKTVETFKKKLYQELPFAAFAPVLFTSAAKGQRLTNIFELAKTVHENANRRIKTSLVNEVMAEAFTLSPPAPIKQRRLKLLYATQVGVAPPTFIVFVNDAKLMKDSYRRYLEKKLRENFEFSGTPIVIVTRSREEKKERMQKKGK; from the coding sequence ATGAAAAAACCGACTGTCGCTATTATTGGTCGCCCCAATGTGGGCAAATCCACTCTGGTCAACCGCATTATCGGCTCCCGAAAAGCCATTGTGGACGATACTCCGGGGGTAACCCGGGATCGCTCCTATTACGACGCGGACTGGCAAGGGAAAGCGTTTACGCTGGTGGATACCGGCGGGGTCATGCCGGATGCCGATCTGGAAGAGCATCCGTTTGCCGAATTGATCAATATGCAGGTGGAAGTGGCCTTGGCGGAAGCGGATCTGGTGGTGTTTCTGCTGGATGGTCAAGCCGGTATCACTGCGGTTGATGAGGATATCGCCGAACAGCTCCGTCGTAGCGGCAAGCCCATTTTGCTGACCATCAATAAAATCGATCGCCACGATCAAAAAGCGCTGGCCGCTGAGTTTTACGCCCTTTCTTTAGGGGAACCCTACTCCCTGTCCGCCTTGCATGGCAACGTGGGCGTGGGCGACTTGCTGGATGAAATCATCAAGCGCTTGCCTGTCCCGGCGGAAGACGTGCAAGAGGACACCCGCATCCACATCGCTCTGGTGGGCCGTCCCAACGTGGGCAAATCCTCCATTCTCAATGCCCTGCTGGGCGAAGAACGCTCCATTGTCAGCGATATTTCCGGCACCACCCGGGACTCCCTGAACGTTCCGGTGACCTTCGAGGGTGAGGAATTCGTGCTGGTGGATACCGCAGGCATTCGTAAAAAAGGCAAAGTGGACTACGGCATCGAGATGTTCTCGGTGGATCGCTCTATTCGGGCCGTCCGAGACGCCAATGTAACGGTGATGGTGCTGGATGCCACTGAAAACATTCAAAGCCAAACCGCTGGTATGGTGACCGATCAGGATAAGAAAATCATCGATATGAGCAACCAGGCGGGCAAAGGGCTGGTGCTGGTGGTCAACAAATGGGATTTGATCCCCGACAAGACCTCTAAAACCGTGGAGACCTTCAAGAAAAAACTCTATCAGGAGCTGCCCTTCGCCGCGTTTGCCCCGGTGCTGTTTACCAGCGCGGCCAAAGGCCAGCGGCTGACCAACATTTTTGAACTGGCCAAAACCGTGCATGAGAACGCCAATCGCCGCATCAAGACCAGTCTGGTCAATGAGGTCATGGCCGAGGCCTTTACCCTGTCTCCGCCTGCTCCCATTAAGCAGCGCCGCCTGAAGTTGCTGTACGCCACTCAGGTCGGGGTGGCCCCGCCCACGTTTATCGTGTTCGTCAATGATGCTAAACTCATGAAAGATTCCTATCGTCGTTATCTGGAAAAAAAGTTGCGTGAAAACTTCGAGTTCTCCGGAACGCCGATTGTGATTGTGACTCGTTCTCGTGAAGAGAAAAAGGAAAGAATGCAAAAGAAGGGAAAATAG
- the plsY gene encoding glycerol-3-phosphate 1-O-acyltransferase PlsY, which translates to MHYLIAAMLGYLIGAVPTAYLVVKKLTGQDIRQVGSGNVGATNVKRAAGFKPFLFVLLMDFLKGTVPVLLAKFVFPGAPWLHVLVALSTVIGHSKSIYLGFAGGKSAATGLGGFVGLDPVAGLLLAVIAYTTMRLTRMVSVGSMLASVLAPILLMVFKAPVPYQIYAAIAGLYVIYLHKANIQRLLNGTENRI; encoded by the coding sequence ATGCATTACCTGATTGCGGCCATGCTTGGCTATTTGATTGGGGCGGTTCCCACGGCGTACCTGGTGGTTAAAAAGCTGACCGGGCAGGATATTCGGCAGGTGGGCAGCGGTAACGTGGGCGCCACCAACGTCAAGCGGGCTGCCGGGTTCAAGCCGTTCCTGTTTGTGTTGTTGATGGACTTTCTGAAGGGTACGGTGCCAGTGCTGTTGGCCAAGTTCGTGTTTCCGGGCGCCCCCTGGTTGCACGTGCTGGTGGCTTTGTCCACGGTGATTGGTCACAGCAAGTCTATTTATCTGGGCTTTGCCGGCGGGAAGTCGGCGGCCACCGGTTTGGGTGGCTTTGTGGGCCTTGACCCGGTGGCCGGGCTTTTACTGGCCGTGATTGCCTATACCACCATGCGCCTGACCCGGATGGTCTCGGTGGGCTCCATGTTGGCCAGCGTGTTGGCGCCCATCCTGCTGATGGTGTTCAAGGCCCCCGTTCCGTATCAAATTTATGCCGCCATTGCCGGACTTTATGTTATTTATTTGCATAAGGCCAACATTCAGCGGCTGTTAAATGGTACGGAGAACCGTATTTAA
- a CDS encoding NAD(P)H-dependent glycerol-3-phosphate dehydrogenase, whose protein sequence is MKKLAILGAGSWGLTLAWLNGAQHENVWLWDRNPDKVAAMSRDRKVLFPLPVILPQKLNLTASLEEAVRDADVILMVVTVSGTREVLRRLRDEVKLPRQVVLVNASKGIEFPSLKRMSEVFAEEMPDNPYAVLSGPTLAMEILNGLPTACSIACEDLEIAEALQRDLSHDLFRLYSNTDVTGVELGGALKNIFAIASGYMKQKQLGDNALGALITRGLSEMTRFSVALGADPESLYGMSGLGDLLATANSPLSRNFQVGARLAQGETLDNILTDLKVVAEGVKTTHAVYELSHKMGLDTPIVDMVEMCLSGPFSEKMIVKSLMTRKLKSEQKEASGKPLL, encoded by the coding sequence ATGAAAAAACTGGCAATTTTGGGTGCAGGCAGTTGGGGGCTGACCCTGGCCTGGTTGAACGGCGCTCAGCACGAGAACGTGTGGCTGTGGGACAGAAACCCGGACAAAGTAGCCGCCATGAGCCGGGATCGCAAGGTGCTGTTTCCGTTGCCGGTGATTTTGCCCCAAAAGCTCAACCTGACCGCCTCGCTTGAAGAGGCCGTTCGGGATGCAGATGTGATTTTGATGGTGGTGACCGTTTCCGGCACCCGGGAAGTCCTGCGCCGTTTGCGGGATGAGGTGAAGTTGCCTCGGCAGGTGGTGCTGGTCAACGCCTCCAAAGGGATAGAGTTTCCCAGCCTGAAGCGCATGTCCGAGGTGTTTGCCGAGGAAATGCCGGACAATCCCTATGCGGTTTTGTCGGGGCCCACCTTGGCCATGGAGATTTTGAACGGCTTGCCCACCGCTTGTTCCATTGCTTGTGAGGATTTAGAGATTGCCGAAGCCCTGCAACGCGATTTATCCCACGATTTATTCCGCCTTTATTCCAACACCGATGTAACCGGGGTGGAGTTGGGCGGGGCTCTGAAGAACATTTTCGCCATCGCCAGTGGCTATATGAAGCAAAAACAGTTGGGTGATAATGCCCTGGGAGCCCTAATCACCCGTGGCTTATCGGAGATGACCCGCTTTAGCGTGGCTTTGGGGGCTGACCCGGAGAGTCTGTATGGAATGAGTGGTCTGGGCGATTTATTGGCCACCGCCAACAGCCCTTTGAGTCGAAACTTTCAGGTGGGGGCCCGTTTGGCCCAGGGGGAAACGCTGGACAATATTTTGACGGACCTCAAAGTGGTGGCCGAAGGGGTTAAGACCACCCACGCCGTTTACGAGTTGTCACATAAAATGGGGCTGGATACGCCCATTGTGGATATGGTGGAGATGTGTCTGTCCGGGCCTTTTTCCGAGAAAATGATTGTGAAAAGCCTGATGACCCGAAAGTTGAAGTCCGAGCAAAAGGAGGCTTCCGGTAAGCCGCTGTTATAG
- a CDS encoding DUF6812 domain-containing protein, whose amino-acid sequence MSAGPFPSENSPKTRRIGGKEAAIPMEVVILTADHEVQGIIHVSRDAREERRISDLLNDPDRRFLAVTDAKLINRNGPSSPRIYSFMQLHIDNIIMVHPSAQAVLKNTEYSKDEALRFDELRSKMVRTMGQPSAGSQNA is encoded by the coding sequence ATGTCAGCCGGGCCATTCCCCTCGGAAAATTCTCCCAAAACCAGACGCATTGGCGGCAAAGAAGCGGCCATTCCCATGGAAGTGGTCATCCTGACCGCCGATCACGAAGTGCAGGGCATCATCCACGTTTCCAGAGACGCCCGTGAGGAACGCCGCATCAGCGACTTGCTCAACGACCCGGATCGACGCTTTCTGGCCGTCACCGACGCCAAACTTATCAACCGGAACGGCCCCAGCTCGCCCCGGATTTACAGCTTTATGCAACTCCATATCGACAACATCATCATGGTGCATCCCTCGGCCCAGGCGGTGCTTAAAAATACCGAATACAGCAAGGATGAAGCCCTGCGCTTTGACGAGCTGCGTTCCAAGATGGTGCGCACCATGGGACAGCCTTCTGCCGGTTCCCAGAACGCCTAG
- a CDS encoding polyprenyl synthetase family protein, with protein sequence MSSLLSPTLQQAFDLILAPLNSVKDNLKAIIPPQSAVLAETVEYSLLSGGKYLRPVVTLLCAQASKPQSASEIHQAVEASAVAEMIHVATLLHDDVIDGSELRRGRKTVRAQWGNKISILSGDYLLAQASVKLAKLGNPRLVSIFAHVLADLCDGEVEQMNSSYHLDTAWDSYYRKTMCKTASLFSAGCESAGVINGLPEAQIQALKSYGHHFGIAFQVADDLLDYTATEAEMGKPVLDDLRNGLLTAPILLALESEKLSAEAQAELKQLTTQLFETPSDETLIQKIQDYLTKADAVAGTQRLADQYVEKAKQSLDFLPDSEAKTALINLAEFIPQRRA encoded by the coding sequence ATGTCCTCCCTGCTGTCACCCACCCTCCAACAAGCGTTTGATCTCATTCTGGCGCCCCTGAACTCGGTGAAGGACAACCTAAAAGCGATCATCCCCCCTCAATCCGCCGTGCTTGCAGAGACCGTGGAATATTCCCTGCTCAGTGGGGGGAAATACCTGCGGCCCGTGGTTACTTTACTGTGCGCGCAGGCCAGCAAGCCTCAATCCGCAAGCGAAATTCATCAGGCCGTGGAAGCCTCTGCAGTGGCCGAGATGATTCATGTGGCCACCCTGCTGCACGATGACGTTATTGATGGCTCCGAGCTGCGACGGGGACGTAAAACCGTGCGTGCCCAGTGGGGCAATAAAATTTCCATTCTCAGCGGAGACTATCTGCTGGCCCAGGCCAGCGTCAAGCTGGCCAAACTGGGAAACCCTCGTCTGGTGTCCATTTTCGCCCATGTACTGGCCGACCTGTGTGACGGGGAAGTAGAACAGATGAACAGCAGCTACCATCTGGACACCGCTTGGGATAGCTACTACCGCAAAACCATGTGCAAAACCGCCAGCCTGTTTTCCGCCGGGTGCGAGTCGGCAGGGGTCATTAACGGCTTGCCGGAAGCGCAGATACAAGCCCTGAAATCTTACGGGCACCACTTTGGCATTGCCTTTCAGGTGGCTGATGACCTGCTGGACTACACGGCCACCGAAGCCGAAATGGGAAAGCCGGTGCTGGATGACCTGCGCAACGGGTTGCTGACCGCTCCCATCCTGCTGGCCCTGGAATCGGAGAAACTGAGCGCCGAAGCGCAAGCGGAACTGAAGCAGTTGACCACCCAGTTGTTTGAAACGCCCAGTGATGAAACGTTGATCCAGAAAATCCAAGACTATCTGACCAAAGCCGATGCGGTGGCTGGTACGCAACGATTGGCCGATCAATACGTGGAGAAAGCCAAGCAATCACTGGATTTCCTACCTGATTCCGAGGCCAAGACCGCCCTGATCAACCTGGCCGAGTTCATCCCCCAGCGCCGGGCGTAG
- a CDS encoding PD-(D/E)XK nuclease family protein, with the protein MSSKFPPVLLVTGPPGSGKSRFLAQEAIRLHVQEGLPLSSLYMLAVSSQNQSRLQAYLQLESQLAGLEAAKVLSEITVQTVDAFWLARLNQGQPETSRWHLLSELESQSLIAQAVQTIISPQHPLFSASQDASFIRLMANLIRQCQVQGCLPERLATYTDLSEDRAGLLGQIYAQFLHFCQQARLLTYPALLQRLQAQGAVVAADRPPVLPARLSALLIDEAQELSSAHYHLLASLPVRLVLAGNPTLGIRSYRGGQPDCFETFFRQQGRGVTHQVQQANLRNNAPVLSLLNGLLPSPIWEEQAPDPARVSQMLQFGYFTDAAAEAIALADYLMEIVSKQSVTVTDFTVEEGTRSATWGDCVVLLRSGRYKSHLYAAFLQRGIPFQDESLSEAVLDFQRDFYALLQVLALWEQWGLQPEQFEAPETLESQALQAVASSPEWALSLKNHNRYLLRWLEAVLHDTAHAAALAKLTAPVQDAEPVWLLGLWLNPEQTSPVVVERLQVVVALYQQWLEQADPGQLLDGVLQALSPAVTPDDNSPESVLWTSVQPVRKALGQWGQRFQQATGQGVSLQLLLNQYEQFWQASAAPEKQNQVRLLSVHQAQGETFPVVAMPFLQSEEFPSQRESSEWLSPSALEALGLPLRFSEAEERRLFAVAASRASERLFLTCHQQQEAERVLPSPYYMALLAQKRQFLQCPSAAQVCACESGGASVAACEVDFCNQPARLQALQPEASFESDLPDFQTDYQSHSAWAQLQPQAPEPVFEAGVDLSISPTAITRYMQCPRQYYYKHLLGLKEPGSVAASLGTLIHKVMEAFNSQTPTGEHTPQRLREVAEAFFGFEDDAHAFYMAGFGERERQTLAQMSPLALHALRQSLLASIEDLTEKGYFDRYGSLKAIYAERELKEVALAGLERCRLSGKMDALVQLADGRWEVVDYKTYGPSKYGTRWDLCEQRFEATVDALPDEPELPHHQRFANKLNAAYPIDYQLPLYYWAAQQDPALAGGMAGISLQLVRPQFPDNPDQGSIRLGLGADVLDAQREHVLRDIQSHVIDPILSTTHFPPVPESGACDYCPYVGICEQGNAAEGEGLE; encoded by the coding sequence TTGAGTTCCAAGTTCCCGCCGGTTTTGTTGGTTACTGGCCCTCCCGGTAGTGGTAAAAGCCGTTTTTTAGCCCAGGAAGCCATTCGTCTGCACGTGCAGGAAGGGCTGCCCCTGTCCAGTCTCTATATGCTGGCGGTCAGTTCGCAGAATCAGTCCCGGTTACAGGCTTACCTGCAATTGGAAAGTCAATTGGCCGGTCTGGAAGCGGCGAAAGTTCTGTCTGAAATTACGGTGCAAACCGTGGATGCCTTTTGGCTGGCTCGGCTGAATCAGGGGCAGCCTGAAACAAGCCGATGGCACTTGCTGAGTGAGCTGGAGAGCCAATCCCTGATTGCTCAAGCCGTGCAAACCATCATTAGCCCTCAACACCCCTTGTTTTCGGCCAGTCAGGATGCCTCTTTTATTCGGCTGATGGCGAATCTCATTCGGCAATGCCAGGTGCAGGGCTGCTTACCGGAGAGATTGGCAACGTATACGGACCTCTCTGAGGATCGGGCGGGTTTATTGGGACAGATTTACGCGCAATTCCTGCACTTTTGCCAGCAGGCCCGGCTGTTGACCTACCCGGCGCTGCTGCAAAGGCTCCAAGCTCAAGGCGCCGTTGTGGCCGCTGACCGGCCCCCTGTTCTACCTGCCCGGCTGTCGGCCCTTTTGATCGATGAGGCGCAGGAGTTATCGTCCGCGCATTACCATCTGTTGGCCTCGCTGCCGGTAAGGCTGGTGCTGGCGGGTAACCCAACGTTGGGGATTCGCAGCTACCGGGGCGGACAGCCGGACTGCTTTGAGACCTTCTTCCGGCAGCAGGGTCGAGGTGTTACCCATCAGGTGCAGCAGGCCAATTTGCGGAATAACGCGCCGGTCTTGTCGTTGCTGAATGGGCTGTTGCCTTCGCCTATTTGGGAGGAGCAGGCCCCCGATCCGGCGCGGGTCTCCCAGATGCTTCAATTTGGCTATTTTACCGATGCGGCCGCCGAAGCCATCGCCCTGGCCGACTACTTGATGGAGATTGTCAGCAAACAGTCGGTTACTGTGACTGATTTTACGGTGGAAGAGGGCACTCGTTCGGCCACTTGGGGGGATTGCGTGGTGCTGTTGCGTTCCGGGCGGTATAAATCGCACTTGTACGCCGCCTTTTTACAGCGAGGCATCCCGTTCCAGGATGAAAGTTTGAGTGAGGCGGTGCTAGATTTTCAGCGGGATTTTTACGCCTTGCTGCAGGTGCTGGCTCTGTGGGAACAGTGGGGCCTTCAGCCGGAGCAGTTTGAAGCGCCAGAAACACTGGAAAGCCAAGCCTTGCAAGCTGTAGCCTCCTCCCCGGAGTGGGCCCTTTCCCTGAAAAATCACAATCGATATTTGCTGCGCTGGTTAGAGGCGGTTCTGCACGATACGGCCCACGCGGCGGCGTTGGCCAAACTGACAGCGCCTGTTCAGGACGCCGAACCCGTTTGGCTGCTAGGGCTGTGGCTCAACCCGGAGCAAACTTCTCCCGTGGTTGTGGAGAGGCTGCAAGTGGTGGTGGCTTTGTATCAACAGTGGTTGGAGCAGGCCGATCCGGGGCAGTTGCTGGATGGGGTCTTACAGGCGCTATCGCCTGCCGTCACACCGGATGACAACAGCCCTGAGTCGGTGTTGTGGACGTCTGTTCAGCCTGTGCGAAAAGCCTTGGGGCAATGGGGCCAGCGCTTTCAGCAGGCCACCGGGCAAGGGGTGTCCTTGCAATTGCTATTGAACCAGTATGAGCAGTTCTGGCAGGCCTCGGCGGCCCCCGAAAAGCAGAATCAGGTTCGCTTGCTCAGCGTTCACCAGGCGCAGGGGGAGACGTTTCCCGTGGTGGCCATGCCTTTCCTGCAAAGCGAGGAATTCCCCAGTCAGCGGGAAAGCTCGGAGTGGCTCAGTCCCTCGGCGTTGGAAGCACTGGGCTTGCCCCTCCGGTTTAGCGAAGCCGAAGAGCGGCGTTTGTTTGCCGTGGCGGCCAGCCGGGCCAGTGAACGCCTGTTTTTAACCTGCCATCAGCAGCAGGAGGCCGAGCGGGTCTTGCCCTCCCCTTACTATATGGCCCTGCTGGCCCAAAAACGGCAGTTCCTGCAATGCCCTTCGGCGGCGCAGGTGTGCGCCTGTGAGTCTGGCGGTGCTTCGGTAGCGGCTTGTGAGGTGGATTTTTGTAATCAGCCCGCTCGGTTACAGGCTTTACAGCCAGAGGCATCCTTTGAAAGTGATTTGCCGGATTTTCAAACCGATTACCAGAGCCACAGCGCCTGGGCCCAACTCCAGCCGCAAGCCCCGGAACCGGTTTTTGAGGCGGGCGTGGATCTGTCCATCAGCCCCACGGCCATTACCCGCTACATGCAGTGCCCCCGGCAATACTATTACAAGCATTTGCTGGGCCTGAAAGAGCCGGGCTCGGTGGCGGCCAGTCTGGGCACGCTGATTCACAAGGTGATGGAAGCCTTCAACAGCCAAACCCCGACGGGGGAGCATACCCCTCAGCGCTTGCGGGAAGTGGCCGAGGCCTTCTTTGGATTTGAGGATGATGCTCATGCCTTTTACATGGCGGGCTTTGGGGAGCGGGAACGCCAGACCTTGGCCCAGATGAGCCCGCTGGCTCTGCATGCGCTTCGGCAGTCTTTGCTCGCTTCCATTGAGGACTTGACCGAGAAAGGGTATTTTGACCGATACGGCAGCCTGAAGGCCATTTATGCCGAACGGGAGCTGAAAGAGGTCGCTCTGGCCGGGTTGGAACGGTGTCGCTTGAGCGGAAAAATGGACGCCTTGGTTCAATTGGCCGATGGGCGCTGGGAAGTGGTGGATTACAAAACCTACGGGCCCAGCAAGTACGGTACCCGCTGGGACTTGTGCGAGCAGCGCTTTGAGGCCACCGTGGACGCCTTGCCGGACGAGCCGGAGCTGCCCCATCACCAACGTTTTGCCAACAAGTTAAACGCGGCCTACCCCATTGATTATCAATTGCCCCTGTACTATTGGGCCGCTCAGCAGGATCCGGCGCTTGCGGGCGGTATGGCCGGAATTTCCCTGCAACTGGTGCGCCCCCAGTTCCCGGATAATCCCGATCAGGGTTCCATCCGGCTGGGCTTGGGCGCCGATGTGCTGGATGCCCAGCGAGAGCATGTGTTACGGGATATTCAGAGCCATGTGATTGACCCGATTCTCTCGACGACACACTTTCCACCGGTACCGGAATCGGGGGCTTGCGATTACTGCCCCTACGTGGGCATTTGCGAGCAGGGTAACGCCGCAGAGGGGGAGGGTTTGGAGTAA
- a CDS encoding ATP-dependent helicase — MSQQDLFEVPVSEPTGSSEVQHVGKPSGDNFLKGLNARQQEAVITPIDEPLQVLAGAGTGKTELISRRFVKLVQDLRQQGVARPEEAIVMVTFTKDAAQGMRERIHRRLLENGEGGLGPDTWISTFHQFCMRLLRLHAVDVHLPPDFVILNPLDQQVLFNRVVKSVLLGENHSLGPLLAQFGLSGHLPPDVLSLASLQNCGLADVESTLSPERLFALITRIKTAGLSPLEFYETALRQSTALTERLIDLPVPHDPDAAKLENLLAKVDAWTASLAPWAHGSWQPIQAAERKAEAKGKKLSPGSYKDEVEGLARFYLVPKTFEPAFPDTDLLTAVLAVETRLIGIVATVYALYQARLLMEKACDFDDLINHTIHLLERRPDLRQRYQNQFAAVIVDEFQDSNGSQLRLLSLIIRERARNLTVVGDEKQSIYAFRFAQPENLRLIFGKHPHKTVNLQTNYRSLPPVLAVANQLTEQIAQGPNQQLEPCEKNAGVAEPKVVWLDLDEMIEKENGQPGKKTIEEQKEREARFIALEVARLVEAGECRFSDIAVLVKSHAKAERIQAQMAALGIPSIKPKNLGFFQEAVIQDAMALLRLMCDLSDELSLVRLLQAKLNHRQLRALVTLKDSLPNPSPEWAHRKATLFDACLHLHGNPEACPRLPALVAQAVGDLAFQLLAIRKRKARLSAVQLFQQLAGVVGLISSQTPVWQQKQQRITLRMFEKLLYLFGQNKPIQPTLDEVLEILEQYAANPNQELPVKEELSGEDAVRIMTVFASKGLEFPVVFAAYTDLGGNRGGNDTTLIFDPQYEGKAGFGLILGKVNGLDNLKKEVYQKCWQAPRAGTEAQRVFYVALTRAMRKLYVIRSNHAPDWTAPDEYPAAWRTVLSETRDEAVLSELYWEADTEAWRQKMGLVQALP; from the coding sequence ATGAGTCAACAGGATCTGTTTGAAGTGCCTGTATCCGAACCAACTGGGTCATCCGAAGTGCAACACGTGGGCAAGCCTTCGGGCGATAATTTCCTGAAGGGTCTGAACGCGCGGCAGCAAGAGGCGGTCATCACCCCTATTGATGAGCCTTTGCAGGTGTTGGCGGGCGCCGGAACCGGCAAGACGGAGCTGATTTCCCGGCGCTTTGTGAAACTGGTGCAGGATTTGCGCCAACAGGGCGTGGCTCGTCCGGAGGAAGCCATTGTGATGGTGACCTTTACCAAGGACGCCGCACAGGGCATGCGGGAGCGGATTCATCGTCGCCTGCTGGAAAATGGGGAAGGCGGTCTGGGCCCGGATACCTGGATTAGCACCTTTCACCAGTTTTGCATGCGATTGTTGCGCTTACACGCCGTGGATGTCCACTTGCCGCCGGATTTTGTCATTCTCAACCCGCTGGACCAGCAAGTGTTGTTCAACCGGGTGGTTAAAAGCGTCTTGCTGGGGGAGAATCATTCGCTCGGGCCATTGTTGGCCCAGTTTGGCTTGTCCGGGCATTTGCCGCCGGATGTCTTGAGTCTGGCCTCCCTGCAAAATTGCGGGCTGGCGGATGTGGAAAGCACCTTGTCTCCCGAGCGCTTGTTCGCCCTGATTACCCGCATCAAAACCGCCGGGCTTTCCCCGCTGGAGTTTTATGAAACCGCCCTGCGCCAGTCCACGGCCCTGACCGAACGGTTGATCGATTTGCCTGTGCCCCATGATCCTGACGCGGCCAAGCTGGAGAACCTGTTGGCCAAGGTAGATGCGTGGACGGCCAGTCTGGCTCCCTGGGCCCATGGCAGTTGGCAACCCATTCAGGCGGCTGAGCGCAAAGCGGAAGCCAAGGGCAAGAAGCTGAGCCCCGGCAGTTACAAGGACGAGGTGGAGGGCTTGGCCAGGTTTTATCTGGTGCCCAAAACCTTTGAGCCTGCTTTCCCCGATACGGATTTATTAACAGCGGTACTGGCGGTTGAAACCCGCCTGATCGGCATTGTGGCTACGGTTTATGCTCTATATCAGGCCCGTCTGCTGATGGAAAAGGCCTGCGATTTCGATGATCTGATCAATCACACCATTCACCTGCTGGAACGCCGCCCGGATTTGCGCCAACGGTACCAGAACCAGTTTGCCGCGGTCATTGTGGATGAGTTTCAGGATTCCAACGGTAGCCAGTTGCGCTTGCTGAGCTTGATCATTCGGGAGCGGGCCCGAAATCTGACCGTGGTGGGCGATGAGAAGCAGTCCATTTACGCTTTTCGGTTTGCCCAGCCGGAGAACTTAAGGCTGATTTTCGGGAAGCATCCCCACAAGACGGTGAATCTGCAAACCAATTACCGATCCTTGCCGCCGGTGCTGGCTGTGGCCAACCAGTTGACCGAGCAAATTGCCCAAGGCCCCAATCAACAGTTGGAACCCTGTGAGAAAAACGCCGGGGTTGCTGAGCCCAAAGTGGTTTGGCTGGATCTGGATGAAATGATTGAAAAGGAGAACGGTCAGCCGGGCAAAAAAACCATTGAGGAACAAAAAGAGCGGGAAGCCCGCTTTATCGCTTTGGAAGTGGCCCGTCTGGTGGAGGCCGGGGAGTGTCGCTTCTCGGATATTGCGGTGCTGGTGAAATCCCACGCCAAGGCGGAGCGCATTCAAGCTCAAATGGCGGCGTTGGGGATTCCCTCCATTAAGCCCAAGAATCTGGGCTTTTTTCAGGAGGCAGTCATTCAGGATGCTATGGCCCTGCTGCGTTTAATGTGCGACTTGAGCGATGAGTTGTCACTGGTGCGGCTTTTGCAGGCCAAATTGAACCATCGGCAACTGCGGGCCTTGGTGACCCTGAAAGACAGCTTGCCCAATCCCTCTCCGGAATGGGCGCATCGCAAGGCCACTTTGTTCGATGCCTGTCTGCACTTGCACGGTAATCCAGAGGCTTGCCCTCGTTTGCCTGCCCTTGTGGCTCAGGCGGTAGGCGATCTGGCCTTTCAGCTATTGGCCATCCGCAAGCGTAAGGCCCGGTTATCAGCGGTACAGTTGTTTCAGCAATTGGCGGGCGTCGTAGGATTGATTTCCTCCCAGACGCCGGTGTGGCAGCAAAAGCAACAGCGCATTACCCTGCGCATGTTTGAGAAATTGCTGTATTTATTTGGGCAAAATAAGCCCATTCAGCCCACGCTGGATGAGGTGCTGGAGATTCTAGAGCAGTACGCCGCCAATCCCAATCAGGAATTGCCGGTGAAAGAGGAACTCTCCGGCGAGGACGCCGTGCGCATTATGACCGTGTTTGCCTCCAAGGGGCTGGAGTTTCCGGTGGTGTTTGCCGCTTATACCGATTTGGGCGGCAACCGGGGAGGCAACGATACTACTCTGATTTTTGATCCGCAATATGAGGGCAAGGCGGGCTTTGGCCTGATTCTGGGCAAGGTGAACGGTCTGGATAATTTGAAGAAGGAAGTTTATCAGAAGTGCTGGCAAGCCCCTCGGGCAGGAACGGAGGCGCAGCGGGTGTTTTATGTGGCCCTCACTCGGGCCATGCGAAAGCTGTATGTGATTCGTAGTAATCACGCCCCAGACTGGACAGCCCCGGATGAGTACCCGGCGGCGTGGCGCACGGTTTTGTCTGAAACCCGTGATGAAGCAGTACTCTCGGAGCTTTATTGGGAGGCCGACACGGAGGCTTGGCGTCAGAAAATGGGCCTTGTGCAGGCTTTGCCGTAA